The Bacteroidales bacterium genome includes a region encoding these proteins:
- a CDS encoding TonB-dependent receptor plug domain-containing protein: MDKKLIKLSGLFILIFILSAMSFKTITENEFIKFLKSKLQLYTEVLPKEKLYLHFDKPFYFPGDNIWFSGYLTEMETGKLSKNSEILYVELIDPKGSVIMKHNIVLNDGLSNGDFHIDKEVSGGIYKVKAYTNWMLNFGDNYIFEKEIQVQKVVLPKLLMKLDFESEAYGAGDIVRAKIELSTTDNKNLANKEFTFVSQIAGEEGKVYTAKTDDEGNAYVEFELSEDIKSTDGLLNVMIDHEGNTESISGSVPIILHKIDLQFFPEGGDMIQNIKTRVAFKAVNEQNKAADIDGQIVDEKGNVLVRFSSYKFGMGAFDLKPEKNKKYFAKIIRPKGIDTTYNLPQVLIKGFQLNVIRQYKTGLDLMINSPFDAEISLIAQVANQIYYAESIILNAGENIHKINTEKFPIGITQITLFDNKNIERCERLVFVNKHKQLNVSISTDKEKYLPREKVKMTINTTDEKDLPIPANLSLSVVDEKLVSFADDKSDNIKSYLLMSSDLKGKIQEPNFYFNDEEPKADTALDYVMMTHGWRHFVWDDVISGEESKLMSMQKYNVEKCNITGNVLHLNNSKPAKGVKVKIKGTNKYVYTNERGEFEFKNIDPFGFYTLEIKESLMFTDLLFLNKKIPAAKINTRLYQNYSKQFQNKKKEKPIENFEGGIISGIVANEEGESLPGTTVFVKGTTVGTMSLFDGSFSINVPKGSQYLVFSYIGYETVEMPITGSIVNVSLFSDVDIQEVVVTALGISKSKKVLGYSVTEVRADEIIRYGYNNVLDAIQGKVAGVNIINTGGSVGASSYITIRGAASMPGNKQPLFVVDGIPFSDFQYDVSGKRTYYNPVADINPNDVESIEVIKGIGGAALYGSRAANGVIIITTKKRNNYPYYHYYANNYYSPRQSRKRALKNMEKRVSTCVVFSNDLYRVREFYSPNYKFNKQPDVRNDFRTTVYWEPNLKTDKSGKAELTFYNTDEISSFKTTVEGIGIDGSIGREEHIYYTQLPFNLDVKLPAYFSYDDIVSVPITLKNKTDNNITGVLLLKENKHLELLSGLDSIQKIFSNETKTICAKFKVCRIPGKSKLNISFKGKGLNDAFETEFEVKPKGFPVTKSFSGNDKVSEFKFYINDLVENSITCQLSVYPDVVSELFSGTESILRQPYGCFEQVSSSNYPNIVALQYMYETGQIDEDIEKRALSYLKDGYKKLTAYETPTKGYQWWGKSPGHGPLSAYGLMQFNDMKDVLPDIVKNSMIERTHKWLLKQKDNLGNFKLQRGLDGFSGLKQEIANAYIVYALSETGYKDFQKELNNVYNESVQSNDAYRLALIANIMYNLKDIEKAENVMQKLKRQYEKHGLGHFKADKSVVNAYGSSLQTEITALYVTAILKSQNPDLQVLNASVKFLISKRSNYGGFGSTQSTILALKALTEYSKYAKHTKESGKIMVYINGKEVATKHYEKGAKGEILLPGLEEFLKEGENIVKIVFSETKSALPFSMNTSWATYTPDASTDCRINIETNLSKKKIRQGETVRLSTKLKNMYSDGISSPIAIVGIPAGLSINPKQMKELQEKEIFDFYEIKGNTVIFYYTEFAPKAEKIINLDLKAEIPGTYLAPASSAYLYYTNEYKDWKQGETIIIN; the protein is encoded by the coding sequence ATGGACAAGAAACTAATTAAATTATCAGGCCTGTTTATTTTAATATTCATTTTGTCAGCAATGAGTTTTAAAACAATTACGGAAAATGAATTTATCAAATTCCTGAAAAGTAAACTTCAACTTTATACTGAAGTTTTACCGAAAGAGAAATTGTATTTGCATTTTGACAAACCCTTTTATTTTCCGGGTGATAATATTTGGTTTTCGGGATATTTAACCGAAATGGAAACCGGTAAGTTAAGCAAAAACAGCGAAATCCTATATGTCGAACTGATTGACCCAAAAGGAAGTGTGATTATGAAACATAATATTGTCTTGAATGACGGACTTTCAAACGGGGATTTTCATATTGATAAGGAAGTTTCAGGAGGAATATACAAGGTAAAAGCATATACGAATTGGATGTTGAATTTCGGCGATAATTACATCTTTGAAAAAGAAATTCAAGTTCAAAAAGTTGTATTACCGAAGTTATTAATGAAATTAGACTTTGAAAGTGAAGCATATGGTGCCGGTGACATAGTAAGAGCAAAGATAGAACTCTCGACAACAGATAATAAAAACTTAGCAAATAAGGAATTCACCTTTGTATCACAAATAGCAGGAGAGGAAGGTAAAGTTTATACGGCAAAAACTGATGATGAAGGGAATGCTTATGTCGAATTTGAATTATCAGAAGATATAAAAAGCACTGACGGGCTTTTAAATGTAATGATTGATCATGAAGGAAATACCGAATCAATTTCCGGATCAGTACCTATTATACTTCATAAAATTGATTTGCAATTTTTTCCGGAAGGTGGTGATATGATCCAAAATATCAAAACAAGAGTTGCATTTAAAGCTGTTAATGAACAAAACAAAGCGGCAGATATTGACGGCCAAATAGTTGATGAAAAAGGAAATGTACTTGTCCGGTTCAGCAGTTATAAATTTGGTATGGGTGCTTTTGATCTAAAACCGGAAAAGAATAAAAAGTATTTTGCAAAAATCATACGCCCAAAAGGAATTGATACAACTTACAATTTACCGCAAGTATTAATAAAAGGTTTTCAGCTAAATGTCATCCGGCAATATAAAACCGGACTTGATTTAATGATTAATTCTCCTTTTGATGCTGAAATATCTCTCATTGCTCAAGTTGCAAATCAAATATATTATGCTGAAAGTATTATCTTGAATGCCGGCGAAAACATTCACAAAATAAATACCGAAAAATTTCCGATTGGAATAACTCAAATAACTCTTTTTGACAATAAAAATATTGAACGCTGTGAACGACTTGTTTTTGTCAATAAACACAAACAATTAAATGTCAGTATTTCAACAGATAAAGAAAAATATTTACCGCGTGAAAAAGTAAAGATGACAATTAATACTACTGATGAAAAAGATCTTCCGATTCCTGCAAATCTCTCACTGTCAGTAGTTGATGAGAAACTTGTAAGTTTTGCCGATGATAAATCAGATAATATAAAGTCGTATCTTTTAATGAGTTCTGATTTGAAAGGAAAAATTCAAGAACCCAATTTTTATTTTAATGATGAAGAACCAAAAGCCGATACAGCACTTGACTATGTGATGATGACGCACGGATGGAGACATTTTGTGTGGGACGATGTGATTAGCGGAGAAGAAAGTAAGTTGATGAGTATGCAGAAATATAATGTTGAAAAATGTAATATTACCGGAAATGTTTTACATCTTAATAACAGCAAACCGGCAAAGGGTGTAAAAGTAAAAATTAAAGGAACAAATAAATACGTATATACCAATGAAAGAGGGGAGTTTGAATTTAAAAATATTGATCCTTTCGGTTTTTATACTCTTGAAATAAAAGAAAGTTTGATGTTTACCGATCTTTTATTTTTGAATAAGAAGATTCCTGCGGCAAAAATAAATACAAGATTATATCAAAATTATTCAAAACAATTTCAAAATAAGAAAAAGGAAAAGCCAATAGAGAACTTTGAAGGGGGTATAATTTCCGGTATTGTAGCAAATGAAGAAGGAGAATCTTTACCGGGAACAACTGTTTTTGTAAAAGGAACAACTGTGGGAACAATGAGTTTATTTGATGGTTCATTCTCTATCAATGTTCCCAAAGGTTCACAATATCTTGTTTTTTCATATATTGGTTATGAAACTGTTGAAATGCCGATAACAGGAAGTATTGTAAATGTATCGTTGTTTTCTGATGTAGATATACAAGAAGTTGTTGTAACCGCACTCGGTATTTCAAAAAGCAAAAAAGTATTAGGATATTCTGTAACAGAAGTAAGAGCTGATGAAATTATAAGATATGGCTATAATAATGTTTTAGATGCTATACAGGGTAAAGTTGCCGGTGTAAATATTATTAATACCGGCGGTTCTGTCGGGGCATCATCATATATCACAATCAGAGGTGCTGCAAGTATGCCGGGTAACAAACAACCTTTATTTGTTGTTGACGGCATTCCTTTTAGTGATTTTCAATATGATGTATCAGGAAAGCGTACATATTATAATCCTGTTGCAGATATTAATCCTAATGATGTCGAAAGTATTGAGGTAATTAAAGGTATTGGAGGAGCTGCTTTATACGGTTCGAGAGCAGCAAACGGTGTGATAATAATTACTACAAAAAAAAGAAATAATTATCCTTATTATCACTATTACGCTAATAATTACTATTCTCCGAGACAATCAAGAAAGAGAGCTTTAAAGAATATGGAAAAGAGAGTAAGTACATGTGTGGTTTTCAGTAATGATTTGTACAGAGTAAGAGAGTTTTATTCTCCGAATTATAAATTTAATAAGCAACCGGATGTGCGAAACGATTTCAGAACAACTGTATATTGGGAACCGAATCTCAAAACGGATAAATCCGGAAAAGCTGAACTTACTTTTTATAATACTGATGAAATATCAAGTTTTAAAACAACTGTTGAAGGCATTGGTATTGACGGAAGTATAGGAAGAGAAGAACATATATATTATACACAACTCCCTTTTAATCTTGATGTTAAATTACCTGCATATTTTTCTTATGATGATATTGTTTCAGTTCCGATAACTTTAAAAAACAAGACAGATAATAATATAACAGGAGTATTATTATTGAAAGAAAATAAACATTTAGAATTGTTAAGTGGACTTGACAGTATTCAAAAAATTTTTTCGAATGAAACAAAGACAATTTGTGCAAAATTCAAAGTTTGCAGAATACCCGGTAAAAGCAAATTGAATATTTCATTCAAAGGTAAAGGATTAAATGATGCATTTGAAACTGAATTTGAAGTAAAACCGAAAGGATTTCCGGTAACAAAATCATTTTCAGGTAATGATAAAGTATCTGAATTCAAATTTTATATAAATGATTTGGTTGAAAACTCAATAACTTGTCAATTAAGTGTTTATCCGGATGTTGTATCCGAACTTTTTTCCGGAACGGAATCAATATTAAGACAACCATACGGCTGTTTTGAGCAGGTATCATCAAGTAATTATCCTAATATTGTTGCTTTACAATATATGTATGAAACCGGACAAATTGATGAAGATATTGAAAAGCGTGCGTTAAGCTACTTAAAAGACGGATATAAAAAGTTAACAGCTTATGAAACACCCACAAAAGGCTATCAATGGTGGGGAAAATCACCCGGACACGGGCCACTGTCGGCATACGGTTTAATGCAGTTCAATGATATGAAAGATGTTTTACCGGATATTGTTAAAAATTCAATGATTGAAAGAACGCATAAATGGTTATTAAAACAAAAAGATAATTTAGGAAATTTTAAACTACAAAGAGGTTTAGACGGTTTTTCAGGACTAAAACAAGAGATTGCAAATGCTTATATTGTTTATGCCCTTTCAGAAACGGGGTATAAGGATTTTCAAAAAGAATTAAATAATGTTTATAATGAATCCGTGCAAAGTAATGATGCATACAGATTAGCACTAATTGCAAACATAATGTATAATTTAAAAGATATTGAAAAAGCTGAAAACGTAATGCAAAAACTAAAGAGACAATATGAAAAACACGGTTTGGGTCATTTTAAAGCCGATAAATCTGTTGTTAATGCATACGGAAGCTCATTGCAAACAGAAATTACAGCTTTATATGTTACGGCAATTTTAAAATCACAAAATCCTGATTTGCAAGTATTAAATGCAAGTGTAAAGTTCCTTATTTCAAAACGAAGTAACTACGGCGGTTTCGGTTCAACACAATCAACTATTCTTGCCTTGAAAGCATTAACCGAATACAGCAAATATGCAAAACATACAAAAGAATCAGGAAAAATTATGGTTTATATTAACGGAAAAGAAGTTGCAACAAAACATTATGAAAAAGGAGCAAAAGGCGAAATACTGTTACCAGGATTAGAAGAATTTTTGAAAGAAGGAGAAAACATCGTAAAAATTGTTTTTTCGGAAACAAAATCAGCTTTGCCTTTTTCAATGAATACTTCATGGGCAACATATACACCGGATGCATCTACAGATTGCAGAATTAATATTGAAACAAATCTGTCAAAGAAAAAAATAAGACAAGGAGAAACAGTAAGATTATCAACAAAGTTGAAAAATATGTATTCCGACGGAATTTCATCACCGATTGCAATTGTCGGCATTCCGGCAGGTTTAAGCATAAACCCTAAACAAATGAAAGAATTGCAAGAGAAAGAAATATTTGATTTTTATGAAATTAAGGGCAATACAGTTATCTTTTATTACACTGAATTTGCCCCGAAAGCAGAAAAGATAATTAATTTGGATTTAAAAGCAGAAATACCCGGAACATATCTTGCACCTGCAAGTTCAGCATATCTTTATTATACTAATGAATATAAAGATTGGAAACAAGGAGAAACAATAATTATTAATTAA
- a CDS encoding RNA polymerase sigma factor — MSKKDDSYFIEKVKKGNSGAFKYLVERHKNMVFTIVLRIVRNREDAEEIAQDAFLKAFQSISSFKGQAKFSTWLYKIAYNLSISHTRKKNYEIIDIDENLISDYKIFETYNEFIKSEETEKNNILNNAISLLTEDEGLIITLYYIKEHSIQEIEQITSLSKSNIKIKLYRSRKKLFSILSNKKDLVYAD, encoded by the coding sequence ATGAGTAAAAAAGATGATTCATACTTTATTGAAAAAGTAAAGAAAGGAAACTCCGGCGCTTTTAAATATCTCGTTGAAAGGCATAAAAATATGGTCTTTACAATTGTATTGCGTATTGTAAGAAACAGAGAAGATGCCGAAGAAATAGCTCAAGATGCATTTTTAAAAGCCTTTCAATCAATAAGTTCATTTAAAGGACAAGCAAAATTTTCGACATGGCTATATAAAATTGCATATAATTTATCAATTTCTCATACAAGAAAGAAAAACTATGAAATTATTGATATTGATGAGAATCTTATATCAGATTATAAAATATTTGAAACCTATAATGAGTTTATTAAATCGGAAGAAACCGAAAAAAATAATATTTTGAATAATGCAATAAGTTTATTGACTGAAGATGAGGGACTTATTATAACATTATATTACATAAAAGAGCATTCAATACAAGAAATTGAGCAAATTACAAGTTTGTCAAAATCTAACATAAAGATTAAATTATACAGGAGCCGGAAGAAATTATTTTCAATATTAAGTAATAAGAAAGATTTGGTTTATGCTGATTAA
- a CDS encoding GNAT family N-acetyltransferase → MTFREAKKPEYKVIAGFQQKMALETENFHLDTNTILKGVQAVFNDSSKGKYYIVEDDEKVIASLLTTYEWSDWRNSRVIWLQSVYVLPEYRKSGVFKLMYSEIKKIVANNSDYSGIRLYVDKTNIKAHKVYKKVGMESDHYSLFEDMF, encoded by the coding sequence ATGACTTTCAGAGAAGCAAAAAAACCGGAATATAAAGTAATTGCCGGTTTTCAACAAAAAATGGCTCTTGAAACTGAAAATTTTCATCTTGATACTAATACTATTCTAAAAGGTGTACAGGCAGTTTTTAATGATTCTTCAAAAGGGAAATATTACATTGTTGAAGATGACGAAAAAGTTATTGCATCTCTTCTCACAACTTATGAATGGAGCGACTGGAGAAACAGCCGAGTAATTTGGTTACAATCTGTATATGTTTTGCCGGAATACAGAAAATCAGGTGTTTTTAAACTTATGTATTCAGAAATTAAAAAAATTGTTGCAAATAATTCTGATTATTCAGGCATTCGACTTTATGTGGATAAAACGAACATAAAAGCCCATAAAGTTTATAAAAAAGTCGGAATGGAAAGTGACCACTATAGTTTGTTTGAGGATATGTTTTAA
- a CDS encoding chorismate synthase — MNTFGHIFKIQIFGESHGDAVGVVIDGCPPGISINEDDFKQDLLRRKSGAKGTTSRKEDDKPQIISGIHNSYSTGAPITILFKNSDTHSLDYNFRQHPRPGHADFVADKKYKSFNDDIGGGHFSGRLTVGLVAAGVIAKKIISDINIVAKLTEAGGNINIADAVDKALKTGDSIGGIIECSVTNVPFGLGEPFFDSVESLISHAVFSIPGVKAIEFGNGFEAAKMKGSEHNDLIINETGTTKTNNAGGINGGISNGNDIFFKIAVKPTSSISLPQETFNFESGKPEKLEIKGRHDACIALRIPVITEAVTACVLADLMMIDNTQKI; from the coding sequence ATGAACACATTCGGCCACATATTCAAAATTCAAATCTTCGGAGAATCGCACGGTGATGCAGTGGGTGTTGTTATTGACGGTTGCCCGCCGGGAATCTCAATTAATGAAGATGACTTTAAACAAGACTTATTAAGACGCAAAAGCGGTGCAAAAGGAACAACTTCCCGTAAAGAAGATGATAAACCGCAAATAATAAGCGGAATACACAACAGCTATTCAACCGGTGCTCCGATAACTATTCTTTTCAAAAATTCAGATACTCATTCTTTGGATTACAATTTCAGACAACATCCGAGACCCGGACATGCTGATTTTGTTGCAGATAAAAAATATAAATCATTTAATGACGACATAGGCGGAGGTCATTTCTCCGGGAGGTTGACAGTAGGTCTTGTTGCTGCCGGTGTGATTGCAAAAAAGATAATTTCTGATATAAATATTGTAGCTAAACTTACTGAAGCAGGAGGAAATATAAATATTGCAGATGCTGTTGACAAAGCTCTGAAAACAGGCGATTCAATCGGCGGAATTATTGAATGCTCTGTAACTAATGTTCCGTTCGGCTTGGGAGAACCGTTTTTTGATTCCGTAGAATCATTAATCAGCCATGCTGTATTTTCAATTCCGGGTGTTAAAGCTATTGAATTCGGCAACGGTTTTGAAGCAGCAAAGATGAAAGGTTCAGAGCATAATGATTTGATTATTAATGAAACAGGTACTACTAAAACAAATAATGCCGGAGGAATAAACGGTGGAATTTCAAACGGAAACGATATTTTTTTCAAAATAGCCGTTAAACCAACTTCAAGTATTTCGCTTCCGCAGGAAACTTTTAACTTTGAATCAGGGAAACCCGAAAAATTGGAAATTAAAGGCAGACATGATGCTTGTATTGCATTGAGAATTCCTGTTATTACAGAAGCTGTAACGGCTTGTGTTTTGGCGGATTTAATGATGATTGATAACACACAAAAAATATGA
- a CDS encoding DUF5615 family PIN-like protein: MKLLFDENISWRIIKKISEKLPECKHISDIEKDLISDEKIWHFAKKHNYIIVSFDEDFADIQMINGFPPKIIWLRCGNTKTDLIAEKIINLKDEIINFYIDNEQGVFEIY; encoded by the coding sequence ATGAAACTTCTTTTTGATGAAAACATTTCGTGGAGAATAATAAAAAAAATATCGGAAAAGCTCCCTGAATGTAAGCATATTTCTGATATTGAAAAAGATTTAATTTCAGATGAGAAAATTTGGCATTTTGCAAAAAAACACAATTATATTATTGTAAGTTTTGATGAAGATTTTGCAGATATTCAAATGATAAACGGTTTTCCTCCGAAAATTATTTGGTTGCGTTGCGGAAACACAAAAACAGACTTAATTGCAGAAAAAATAATAAACTTAAAAGATGAAATAATCAATTTTTATATTGATAACGAACAAGGTGTATTTGAAATTTATTAA
- a CDS encoding DUF433 domain-containing protein — MDYKKYISINKNIRFGKPCIKGTRISVYDVLSWYASGMTMQDILEDFPQLNKNQIFACLSYAAEKERKLKIA, encoded by the coding sequence ATGGATTATAAAAAATACATATCAATAAATAAAAATATTCGTTTTGGGAAACCTTGTATTAAAGGAACACGTATTTCTGTATATGATGTACTTTCATGGTATGCTTCCGGAATGACTATGCAAGATATTTTAGAAGATTTTCCTCAATTAAACAAAAATCAAATTTTTGCATGTTTATCTTATGCTGCGGAAAAAGAACGTAAATTAAAGATTGCTTGA
- a CDS encoding nucleotidyltransferase family protein yields the protein MEKINSKENILQILAENRTTIKEYGVSKIGLFGSFVRNEQDKNSDIDFAVEFIKDKKTYKNYIRLIYYLQDLFQTDIDLITLKSLPKNRNFTKDVLKETVYVSL from the coding sequence ATGGAAAAAATAAACTCAAAGGAAAATATCTTACAAATTTTAGCTGAAAACAGAACAACTATCAAAGAATACGGTGTTTCAAAAATTGGATTGTTCGGCTCTTTTGTTCGAAATGAACAGGACAAAAACAGCGATATTGATTTTGCAGTTGAATTTATAAAAGATAAGAAAACTTATAAAAATTATATACGTTTAATTTATTATTTGCAAGATTTGTTTCAAACTGATATTGATTTAATAACTTTAAAATCTTTGCCGAAAAACAGAAATTTCACTAAAGATGTTTTAAAAGAAACTGTTTATGTCTCGCTTTGA
- the fabG gene encoding 3-oxoacyl-[acyl-carrier-protein] reductase, with product MKLLEGKVAVITGAARGIGKSIALKFAEQGADVAFTDLKLDESTDALEKELTGYGVKAKGFASDASNFGDAQKVMDEIVAEFGRVDALINNAGITRDTLLMRMSEEQWDLVLNVNLKSVFNMTKAVQKTMLKQRSGSIVNMSSVVGVSGNAGQSNYSASKAGIIGFTKSIARELGARSIRSNAIAPGFIVTEMTEKIPEKAREEWIKTIPLKRGGTPEDVANACIFLASDLSTYISGQVINVCGAMNT from the coding sequence ATGAAACTATTAGAAGGAAAAGTTGCCGTTATTACAGGTGCAGCAAGAGGTATAGGCAAATCAATTGCCCTTAAATTTGCAGAACAAGGTGCAGATGTTGCCTTTACGGATTTAAAATTAGACGAAAGTACAGATGCTCTGGAAAAAGAACTTACCGGATACGGTGTTAAAGCAAAAGGTTTTGCATCTGATGCAAGTAATTTTGGAGATGCCCAAAAAGTTATGGACGAAATAGTTGCAGAATTCGGACGAGTTGATGCATTAATAAATAATGCAGGCATCACAAGAGATACCTTGTTAATGAGAATGTCTGAAGAACAGTGGGATTTAGTTTTAAACGTTAATTTGAAATCGGTTTTTAATATGACGAAAGCCGTTCAAAAAACAATGTTGAAACAACGTTCAGGTTCTATAGTAAATATGAGTTCTGTTGTCGGTGTAAGCGGAAATGCAGGCCAGTCAAACTATTCTGCTTCTAAAGCCGGTATTATAGGGTTTACAAAATCTATTGCGAGAGAACTTGGTGCACGCAGCATCAGAAGCAATGCCATTGCACCCGGATTTATAGTAACAGAAATGACAGAAAAAATTCCTGAAAAAGCTCGTGAAGAATGGATAAAAACTATTCCGCTGAAAAGAGGAGGAACTCCTGAAGATGTTGCAAATGCATGTATTTTCCTTGCATCTGATTTGTCAACATATATCAGCGGACAAGTAATTAATGTTTGCGGAGCTATGAATACTTAA
- a CDS encoding SpoIIE family protein phosphatase yields MFSRFIISTILLFLTFFISAQDIIDSLNKEIEKTVNYSVKIDLQLQKSKIFFQTDDYMNFNNSIIIVKDIMNSADFKHKKNSYNQLISFYKEIELYDSLVVTYNYLADLYLSNNDTSNYIKNKNREAYYSTFLGNQKKAVNILFDNIRIAEKRNDSSLLTEIHMYLGFGIRTTDSEKAKDYFEKSLEYNNDTLSVFYSTCLNEIGNLYTNSGQAEKAIPYLQKALDIRKKTNNVNITYSYHDIAHAYAELGKFYDAILYMSKCIDIEKNTGSAWDLAYSYSALGHYYMKANKLSNAEKYLNISLEIAEELKLNPVYKEVYNNLYQLYKEKNDFKTSLYYYELSEFYEDTIYENNLAEQIAELEKKYHNEKQEAKLKLMEKDKLANNAIIQRQRILGIGIISVMLLLTGIAFSVYKSRQKEKRANEKLLMQNEEIQQQNEKIEENAKNLKLANKKIADKNVYITDNIKYARKIQKAMLPSEEEMKNIIPENFIIYKPKDIVSGDFYTVKKINYKTVFVVADCTGHGVSGAFMSILGMSLINDIVIKESILNPADVLNILRERVKISLRQNKQYTEATDGIDIAFCVYDSTTNQLQFSGAQISLFIARENNVTELNADMMPVGVSIGDEKPFKMKSVSLKKNETIYLFTDGYPDQFGGKSGKKLMMANVLKILTEIHDKPMNIQKNYIEAKLKNWQANYKQVDDILFAGFRLYS; encoded by the coding sequence ATGTTTTCAAGATTTATAATATCAACAATATTATTATTTTTAACTTTTTTTATTTCTGCTCAAGATATTATTGACAGCTTAAACAAAGAAATTGAAAAAACTGTTAATTATTCCGTAAAAATTGATTTACAGCTTCAAAAATCAAAAATATTTTTTCAGACTGATGATTATATGAATTTCAATAACAGCATTATTATTGTAAAAGATATAATGAATTCCGCTGATTTCAAACACAAGAAAAATTCTTACAATCAGCTTATATCATTTTATAAAGAAATTGAATTATATGATTCTTTAGTTGTTACTTATAATTATTTGGCAGATTTATATTTATCAAATAATGATACCTCAAATTATATTAAAAATAAAAACAGAGAAGCATATTATTCTACATTTTTGGGAAATCAAAAGAAAGCCGTAAATATTTTATTCGATAATATAAGAATTGCAGAAAAAAGAAATGACAGCAGTTTATTAACTGAAATACATATGTATTTAGGTTTTGGTATTCGTACAACTGATTCTGAAAAAGCTAAAGATTATTTTGAAAAATCTTTAGAATATAATAATGATACTTTAAGTGTTTTTTACAGCACATGCCTTAATGAAATCGGGAATTTATATACAAATTCGGGACAAGCTGAAAAAGCAATACCTTATTTACAAAAGGCTCTTGATATCAGGAAAAAGACAAATAACGTGAATATTACATATTCATATCATGATATTGCACATGCATATGCGGAATTGGGCAAATTTTATGATGCAATTTTATATATGTCTAAATGTATTGATATAGAAAAGAATACCGGAAGTGCATGGGATTTGGCTTATTCTTATTCAGCATTAGGACATTATTATATGAAAGCAAATAAACTTTCAAATGCTGAAAAATATTTAAATATAAGTCTTGAGATTGCTGAAGAATTAAAATTAAATCCTGTTTATAAAGAAGTTTATAATAATCTATATCAGTTATATAAAGAAAAAAATGATTTTAAAACATCATTATATTATTATGAACTTTCTGAATTTTATGAAGATACAATATATGAAAATAATTTAGCCGAACAGATTGCTGAATTAGAAAAAAAATATCATAATGAAAAGCAAGAGGCAAAATTAAAGCTTATGGAAAAAGACAAACTTGCCAATAATGCAATTATTCAAAGACAAAGAATATTAGGTATAGGGATTATTTCGGTAATGTTGCTTTTAACCGGAATTGCTTTTTCTGTATATAAAAGCAGGCAAAAAGAAAAAAGAGCAAATGAAAAGCTTTTAATGCAAAATGAAGAAATACAACAACAAAATGAAAAAATTGAAGAAAACGCTAAAAACCTAAAACTTGCGAATAAAAAAATTGCAGACAAAAATGTTTACATTACGGATAATATTAAATATGCTCGAAAAATTCAAAAAGCTATGTTGCCGTCGGAAGAAGAAATGAAAAATATAATTCCGGAGAATTTTATAATTTATAAACCAAAAGACATTGTAAGCGGCGATTTCTATACTGTAAAAAAGATTAATTACAAGACAGTATTTGTTGTTGCAGATTGCACAGGACATGGTGTGTCGGGAGCTTTTATGAGTATTCTCGGAATGAGCCTTATTAATGATATTGTTATAAAGGAAAGCATTTTAAATCCGGCTGATGTTTTAAATATACTCCGAGAAAGAGTTAAAATTTCATTGCGTCAAAATAAACAATATACAGAAGCAACCGATGGGATAGATATTGCCTTTTGCGTTTATGACAGCACTACAAATCAACTGCAATTTTCGGGAGCACAAATATCATTGTTTATTGCAAGAGAGAATAATGTTACAGAATTAAATGCAGATATGATGCCTGTAGGAGTCAGCATAGGAGACGAAAAACCCTTTAAAATGAAATCAGTAAGTTTGAAGAAAAATGAAACAATATATTTATTTACTGACGGTTATCCGGACCAATTCGGAGGGAAATCAGGAAAAAAATTGATGATGGCTAATGTATTGAAAATACTTACCGAAATTCATGATAAACCTATGAATATTCAAAAAAACTATATTGAAGCAAAATTAAAAAATTGGCAAGCTAACTACAAACAAGTGGATGATATTTTATTTGCGGGTTTTAGATTGTATAGTTAA